Proteins from a genomic interval of Rubinisphaera italica:
- a CDS encoding dipeptidase codes for MDRDWEKGEAWQFYQHMKANLDELLEIMPMEVAKHSGDIDRIYESGKVALLLSTEGGHMLENDVSRLETLYADGVRKFCPFHYVKNNLGDNGQDEPHFGGLTPLGREAIVEASRLGMVIDCAHASFESAYQIAELSTGPITFSHGFMKYNSKRFGSYLYDFPRFMSKDYAFLIAQTGGVIGTWAVAPFAGNVGSAEAFVEAVMKLADTVGIDHVAWATDYISGGMPAWFPDFTDLPKLCAMLLEGGFSDQDLAKFIGGNAIRVHQQITGQ; via the coding sequence ATGGATCGTGACTGGGAAAAAGGTGAGGCATGGCAGTTCTATCAGCATATGAAAGCCAACCTTGACGAATTACTCGAAATCATGCCCATGGAGGTTGCGAAACACTCCGGCGATATCGATCGCATTTACGAGTCCGGCAAAGTTGCGTTACTGCTGTCGACCGAGGGCGGCCATATGCTCGAAAACGATGTTTCGCGACTCGAAACGCTTTATGCCGATGGAGTGCGAAAATTCTGTCCGTTTCACTATGTCAAAAACAACTTGGGGGACAACGGACAAGATGAACCGCACTTTGGGGGGCTCACACCACTCGGTCGAGAGGCGATCGTCGAGGCAAGCCGGTTGGGAATGGTTATCGATTGTGCGCATGCATCATTCGAAAGTGCATACCAAATTGCGGAATTATCAACTGGACCAATCACCTTCAGCCATGGATTCATGAAGTACAACTCGAAGCGTTTTGGTTCCTATCTCTACGATTTCCCTCGATTCATGTCAAAAGACTACGCCTTTCTTATTGCGCAAACGGGAGGTGTCATCGGCACATGGGCAGTTGCACCGTTCGCCGGAAACGTTGGCAGTGCTGAAGCATTCGTAGAGGCGGTGATGAAGTTGGCAGATACCGTTGGAATCGATCATGTTGCGTGGGCGACCGACTATATCTCAGGTGGCATGCCAGCGTGGTTCCCAGACTTCACCGATCTCCCCAAGCTTTGTGCGATGCTGCTCGAAGGCGGATTCTCTGACCAGGATCTGGCCAAATTCATCGGCGGTAACGCGATCCGCGTTCACCAACAGATCACGGGGCAATAG
- a CDS encoding amidohydrolase family protein, with amino-acid sequence MRLHMHNIRIGSIASISKQLHFFILAILLSSGASTNAADYDLVILNGRVMDPETKLDAVRNVGIKDGKITTITDESIQGTNSIDAKGLVVAPGFLDMHHHNVAVPFGQKLALRDGVTTPMELELGVYEVDKWYAALKGKSQSNYGVSVGTMPIRETIFNPKFKTKFAGDILYDMQIPKETRTSMAWSKTIATTKDMVRFRKMLEEGLDAGAIAIGHVPGYMVSGVTNEESTIAQQLAGKHKTFVALHGRYSSQMPPASGILGTYEMMAPQATYGGGLVVQHITAQTLADTPFALRMIDDARSRGTHVIAEIYPYDYGGTIVGADYLHPDNYQRNMKRDYKDIIEVSTLKPLTKERYEELVKTAPGTSVMFYNATEQTVYDGLAHPSTVLGSDAFAYSLKAGGPAIEWDTPYDGVNGHPRGAGAHARLLRLVREEKVDIPLMLAISKMSYTIARFMQDNGVQQMAKKGRIQVGCDADITLFDPKTVIDNSTMKNGGLPSTGIPYVIVNGTVVVKDSKVLKGVYPGQPVRRAIRD; translated from the coding sequence ATGCGTCTTCACATGCACAACATTCGAATTGGCTCAATCGCGTCAATTTCAAAACAGCTTCACTTCTTTATTCTTGCAATCCTGCTTTCCAGCGGAGCTTCAACGAACGCCGCTGACTACGATCTTGTGATTCTCAACGGTCGTGTGATGGACCCGGAGACAAAGCTCGACGCTGTTCGAAATGTCGGCATCAAGGATGGCAAGATCACCACCATTACTGATGAGTCAATTCAAGGAACCAATTCGATCGATGCAAAGGGGCTGGTCGTGGCTCCCGGATTTCTCGACATGCATCACCATAATGTTGCAGTACCCTTCGGGCAGAAACTCGCACTGCGAGATGGCGTCACGACTCCCATGGAATTGGAACTCGGCGTCTACGAAGTCGACAAGTGGTATGCCGCTCTCAAGGGGAAATCGCAGTCGAACTACGGCGTTTCGGTCGGCACCATGCCGATCCGCGAAACGATCTTCAACCCGAAGTTCAAGACCAAGTTTGCGGGCGACATTCTTTACGATATGCAGATTCCCAAAGAAACTCGGACATCGATGGCCTGGTCAAAAACGATCGCTACAACCAAAGATATGGTTCGATTCCGCAAGATGTTGGAAGAGGGGTTGGATGCAGGAGCGATCGCGATTGGTCACGTGCCCGGTTATATGGTCAGCGGAGTGACCAATGAAGAATCGACCATCGCCCAGCAGTTGGCTGGAAAACACAAAACGTTCGTGGCACTTCATGGCCGGTACTCCAGCCAGATGCCACCAGCCAGTGGGATTCTTGGCACCTATGAGATGATGGCTCCACAAGCGACTTACGGTGGAGGGTTGGTTGTTCAGCACATCACGGCACAAACTCTGGCTGATACGCCGTTCGCTTTGCGGATGATCGATGACGCCCGGTCTCGTGGGACTCATGTCATCGCAGAGATCTATCCTTACGATTATGGCGGGACAATTGTCGGTGCCGACTATCTTCACCCGGACAACTACCAACGCAACATGAAACGCGATTACAAAGACATCATCGAAGTATCTACACTCAAACCGCTCACCAAAGAACGGTATGAAGAGTTAGTGAAGACCGCTCCGGGCACATCGGTGATGTTCTACAATGCCACCGAGCAGACCGTTTACGACGGCTTGGCCCATCCAAGCACCGTGCTTGGCAGCGATGCGTTTGCATATTCCTTGAAAGCCGGCGGACCGGCGATCGAATGGGACACACCCTACGATGGCGTGAATGGGCACCCGCGCGGTGCCGGGGCGCATGCACGGTTGCTGCGACTGGTGCGTGAAGAGAAGGTCGATATTCCCTTGATGTTGGCTATTTCAAAAATGTCCTACACGATTGCCAGATTCATGCAGGACAACGGCGTGCAACAGATGGCAAAGAAGGGGCGAATTCAGGTCGGCTGCGATGCCGACATCACGCTCTTCGATCCAAAGACCGTAATAGATAATTCGACGATGAAGAACGGCGGCTTGCCTTCCACGGGGATTCCGTACGTCATTGTCAACGGCACGGTTGTCGTGAAGGATTCGAAGGTTTTGAAAGGCGTTTATCCCGGACAACCGGTCCGACGGGCGATTCGTGATTAG
- a CDS encoding transposase: MKNGQWRAIIFAPLKSSRFMSKAPFQPPAEASGDPKRRVYTDEFKQDVIRLITDEDYSIRGAAKAVGVCEQTVRNWYHKLAPKPEPIGEDASVEQLKAEVKRLTKELKRAEMERDILEKATAYFAKDQL, encoded by the coding sequence ATGAAAAACGGACAGTGGCGGGCGATAATTTTTGCCCCTTTGAAAAGTTCGAGATTCATGAGCAAAGCCCCATTCCAGCCGCCGGCCGAAGCGTCTGGTGACCCCAAGCGTCGAGTGTACACCGACGAGTTCAAGCAGGACGTCATCCGCCTGATTACGGATGAAGACTACTCCATCCGTGGCGCGGCCAAGGCTGTCGGCGTGTGTGAGCAAACTGTCCGGAACTGGTATCACAAGCTGGCTCCCAAGCCAGAGCCGATTGGTGAGGACGCATCCGTCGAACAGCTCAAGGCCGAGGTCAAGCGGCTGACCAAGGAACTCAAGCGAGCCGAAATGGAGCGCGACATTTTGGAAAAGGCGACGGCGTACTTCGCGAAGGATCAGCTGTGA
- a CDS encoding helix-turn-helix domain-containing protein, whose protein sequence is MTNNSKATFGQLLKLWRKKASLSQQQLALTAGTTPRHLSFIETGRSRPGRSIVLRLGQALDLPLRNRNALLVAAGFAPSFPERDLQDELTQPYFRAVKSILEHHEPNPGAAFNSLGAIVLANRPFRKMFPECLKLSPEQAVDTFFSPGPYRDRMENWAEVAWAWIDRQHHEVARTDNVELARLVERALDHMIDVERPEPSEGGPEVIGPRFRVGDRVITTFFTVMKIESALEIALSELRIELLFPLDVASAEFFQNLG, encoded by the coding sequence ATGACCAACAATTCGAAGGCGACGTTTGGCCAGCTGCTAAAGTTGTGGCGCAAGAAGGCATCCTTGAGTCAGCAACAGTTAGCACTTACTGCAGGCACTACGCCTCGGCACCTGTCCTTTATTGAAACCGGTCGGTCACGCCCAGGGCGTAGTATTGTGTTGCGTCTAGGGCAGGCACTCGACCTTCCCCTTCGAAACAGAAATGCGCTGCTGGTGGCCGCGGGCTTTGCTCCTAGCTTCCCTGAACGAGACCTGCAAGATGAGCTAACGCAGCCATATTTCAGGGCCGTGAAATCGATCCTTGAACATCACGAGCCGAATCCCGGTGCTGCATTCAATTCGCTGGGGGCCATCGTGTTGGCTAATAGACCATTCCGCAAGATGTTTCCGGAGTGCCTAAAGCTGTCCCCAGAGCAGGCGGTGGATACATTCTTCTCGCCGGGGCCATATCGGGACCGCATGGAGAACTGGGCAGAGGTGGCATGGGCGTGGATAGATCGGCAGCACCATGAAGTCGCCCGCACAGACAATGTCGAGCTTGCCCGTTTGGTTGAGCGGGCATTGGACCACATGATCGATGTGGAACGGCCCGAGCCTTCGGAAGGCGGACCAGAAGTAATCGGCCCCCGTTTCCGAGTCGGTGACCGGGTAATTACAACGTTCTTCACCGTAATGAAGATAGAATCTGCACTAGAGATTGCTCTCAGTGAATTACGTATTGAGTTGCTCTTTCCACTCGATGTTGCGTCCGCTGAGTTCTTTCAAAATCTCGGATAG
- a CDS encoding DinB family protein, whose amino-acid sequence MLGHIAIERMKTSRSFLLGLLESLSDEHLAARAGAAGNHALWVMGHIAQSDDVVASAFTGEPGCLPDGHSELFAAKTSLSDNAADYPSRDELLLRMTTSRKRVDGWITSLDDQSALQPSPIHLAAFAPNPIAAAIGISQHEFLHAGQIATVRASLGLKPVYQ is encoded by the coding sequence ATGCTTGGACACATAGCCATAGAACGAATGAAAACCTCGCGGAGCTTTCTCCTGGGTTTACTTGAATCGCTTTCCGACGAACATTTGGCAGCTCGTGCTGGAGCGGCAGGCAATCATGCCCTCTGGGTCATGGGCCACATTGCTCAATCGGACGATGTGGTAGCTTCAGCGTTCACCGGAGAGCCAGGTTGCCTTCCTGATGGTCACAGTGAACTTTTTGCGGCAAAGACCTCGTTAAGTGATAACGCTGCCGACTATCCAAGTCGTGACGAGCTTCTCCTTCGCATGACCACGTCGCGTAAGCGTGTCGACGGATGGATAACATCGCTCGACGACCAATCTGCGTTGCAGCCGTCCCCGATACATCTCGCTGCGTTTGCACCAAATCCCATAGCGGCGGCAATTGGTATCTCGCAACATGAGTTCCTGCACGCAGGACAAATCGCAACCGTTAGAGCTTCCTTGGGCTTAAAGCCCGTTTATCAGTAA
- a CDS encoding amidohydrolase family protein encodes MLKTVVIVFAISLFPINIIMAADYDLVILNGRVMDPETKLDAVRNVGIKDGKISAITTESIKGKETIDASGHVVAPGFIDTHYHALDGLAVRLALRDGVTTGMDLEWGALNIDAWYAAKKNKWPMNYGTGISHEGARMIVHDRLELNDPVDATTVAELRAEAGKDGVIGWSETRSNIEQMNRISKILDEGLRQGAIGVSSTVGYMRTGVTTYEMFEAQRAAARYGRLTAAHPRFHPSSQTPTESPLGFDELFTNAFLLGAPMIYCHDNDYGWWEIEEKLQMARAKGLNMWSEYYPYTAGSTTIGAEFFRPDSWEKGMGYKYEETLYDPSQDKFLNKDEYLDLAKSDPARTIVCFIPPRKEWLPFWLKTPHMAVGADSMWSGLSWDDKYEEYKGHPRTAGCHGKVLRLGRQYNVPLMFSLAQFSYWPAKHLGDAGVDAMKVRGRLQVGMVADIVIFDSKNAKDNATYKAGEQGLPTTGIPYVVVNGNMVVKDSKFQKVWAGEPIRYPVETQGRFTPASKKQWLKSHTIDSGGIKPNVKPMANSKAGLKESTGSKETASSELRNLHSPSWFAGRLPKNADFCCEYHMLLARIEKRKTTDRPSNARP; translated from the coding sequence ATGTTGAAAACTGTCGTCATTGTTTTTGCGATCAGTCTTTTCCCGATCAACATCATCATGGCCGCCGACTACGACCTTGTGATTCTCAACGGTCGCGTGATGGACCCGGAGACAAAACTCGACGCCGTTCGAAATGTTGGCATCAAGGATGGCAAGATCTCCGCTATCACAACCGAGTCCATCAAAGGGAAAGAGACCATCGATGCTAGTGGCCATGTCGTCGCCCCCGGTTTCATCGATACACACTACCATGCACTGGACGGACTCGCTGTTCGGCTTGCATTAAGAGATGGCGTGACAACGGGCATGGATTTGGAATGGGGCGCGCTGAACATTGACGCATGGTATGCCGCGAAGAAAAACAAATGGCCCATGAATTACGGTACTGGGATCAGTCACGAAGGGGCTCGGATGATCGTCCACGATCGGCTCGAACTCAACGACCCCGTCGATGCCACAACAGTCGCAGAGTTAAGAGCCGAAGCAGGCAAGGATGGCGTTATCGGGTGGTCGGAAACTCGCAGCAATATTGAGCAAATGAACCGCATTTCCAAAATCCTTGACGAAGGTCTCCGTCAGGGCGCTATCGGAGTCTCTTCAACCGTTGGTTATATGCGGACTGGCGTCACCACTTACGAGATGTTTGAAGCCCAACGTGCCGCCGCTCGATACGGCAGACTAACGGCTGCACATCCTCGTTTTCATCCCTCATCGCAAACGCCAACGGAATCCCCGCTTGGATTCGACGAGTTGTTCACGAATGCCTTCCTGTTAGGTGCTCCGATGATCTATTGCCACGACAATGACTACGGTTGGTGGGAGATCGAAGAGAAACTGCAAATGGCTCGGGCAAAAGGGCTAAATATGTGGTCGGAGTATTATCCTTACACGGCTGGTTCAACAACAATTGGTGCCGAGTTCTTCCGACCTGACTCATGGGAAAAGGGAATGGGCTATAAATACGAAGAGACACTTTATGATCCCTCGCAGGACAAATTTCTGAATAAGGATGAGTATCTCGACCTTGCCAAGAGTGATCCAGCACGAACGATTGTCTGCTTCATACCACCGCGTAAGGAATGGCTCCCTTTCTGGTTAAAAACGCCTCACATGGCGGTCGGTGCTGATTCAATGTGGTCGGGACTCTCTTGGGATGACAAGTACGAGGAATACAAAGGGCATCCGCGAACCGCAGGTTGCCATGGAAAGGTCTTGCGATTGGGACGGCAATACAACGTGCCCTTGATGTTCAGCCTGGCCCAATTTAGTTATTGGCCAGCGAAGCACCTCGGTGATGCTGGTGTGGACGCGATGAAAGTCCGAGGGCGTTTACAGGTTGGTATGGTTGCTGACATCGTTATTTTTGATTCCAAAAATGCCAAGGACAATGCGACTTACAAGGCAGGCGAACAGGGGCTGCCCACAACCGGGATTCCCTACGTGGTGGTTAACGGGAACATGGTGGTTAAGGATTCCAAATTCCAGAAAGTTTGGGCAGGAGAGCCGATTCGTTATCCGGTTGAAACTCAAGGGAGGTTTACTCCGGCATCGAAGAAACAGTGGTTGAAGAGTCACACAATTGACTCCGGTGGAATCAAGCCGAATGTGAAACCGATGGCAAACTCAAAGGCAGGACTGAAAGAGTCCACGGGTTCGAAAGAAACTGCTTCATCCGAATTGCGCAATCTCCACTCCCCCTCTTGGTTCGCAGGTCGGCTTCCCAAAAACGCTGATTTCTGTTGCGAATACCACATGCTGCTCGCACGAATCGAAAAGCGAAAGACCACAGATCGCCCAAGCAACGCCCGACCATAG
- a CDS encoding class I SAM-dependent methyltransferase, translating into MSEPEEFWDKSAGNYDKTEQRFEHIHRKSRENARKHLKVGDVVLDYGCGTGTAACELANQVKEIHAIDISSKMVEAAKGKADARNLQNVSFLQADIFDERYKEESFDAILAFNILHTVPNPQDVVERFHEMLKPEGVFISVTPCLRGKMSFLVNLQIQFVRILCAVRIIPIPIRRLKSSELDDLIANGGFQAIYTEVIYSGASSYFIAAKKSGAGV; encoded by the coding sequence ATGAGTGAACCGGAAGAGTTTTGGGACAAATCTGCAGGTAACTATGACAAGACCGAGCAAAGATTCGAGCATATCCACAGGAAGAGCAGAGAAAACGCGAGGAAGCACCTGAAGGTCGGTGATGTTGTCTTGGATTATGGATGTGGAACAGGAACTGCGGCCTGTGAGCTCGCCAACCAAGTGAAAGAGATTCACGCCATTGATATCTCATCGAAAATGGTTGAAGCAGCAAAGGGGAAAGCGGACGCGAGAAACTTGCAGAACGTAAGTTTCCTGCAAGCGGATATTTTTGACGAAAGGTACAAAGAAGAGTCGTTTGATGCGATTCTAGCTTTCAACATTTTGCACACGGTGCCCAACCCTCAGGATGTCGTCGAGCGATTTCATGAAATGCTAAAGCCCGAAGGAGTATTCATTTCTGTAACACCTTGCTTGCGGGGCAAGATGTCGTTCCTGGTTAATCTTCAGATTCAGTTTGTTCGGATACTGTGTGCGGTTCGAATAATTCCTATCCCCATAAGAAGACTTAAGAGCTCTGAACTAGACGATTTGATAGCGAATGGCGGTTTTCAGGCTATTTACACTGAAGTGATCTATAGCGGAGCCTCTAGTTATTTCATCGCAGCAAAGAAGAGCGGGGCCGGTGTTTGA
- a CDS encoding VOC family protein: protein MKQQMPNNHEKINYVELPARNIVTTKAFFESCFGWTFADYGPEYAAFDGAGLDGGFFQSELVASTSSGSALVVFYSERLEETLQKIVRWGGVITKPVFTFPGGRRFHFSEPSGNEFAVWSDK from the coding sequence ATGAAACAACAAATGCCTAACAATCACGAAAAAATCAATTACGTCGAACTACCTGCACGCAACATCGTCACCACAAAGGCATTCTTCGAATCTTGCTTCGGATGGACATTTGCTGACTATGGACCCGAGTACGCAGCGTTTGATGGGGCGGGACTCGACGGAGGATTCTTCCAGTCGGAACTCGTGGCCTCAACGAGTTCTGGTTCGGCACTGGTCGTGTTCTATAGCGAACGGCTCGAAGAAACCCTTCAGAAGATAGTACGATGGGGCGGCGTTATCACTAAGCCGGTGTTCACTTTTCCCGGTGGCCGGCGCTTTCACTTTTCAGAACCAAGCGGAAACGAATTCGCTGTTTGGTCCGACAAGTAG